A single genomic interval of Chloroflexota bacterium harbors:
- a CDS encoding Gfo/Idh/MocA family oxidoreductase produces the protein MINAAVIGVGMMGRNHARVYAELEDVNLLAVADTDLEAAQRVARTYRARAYQDYREMLDTEKPDIVSVAVPTHLHRLVATDVIARGMHVFLEKPIATAVEDGQAIIDAAKEHGITLGVGHIERFNPAILALKERLDDGQLGRIFQIHARRVGPFPPRVSDVGVVIDLATHELNIMEYLTGSRAESVYAETERKIHVAHEDLLTGIIKFRDGCVGILDINWLTPAKIRELSLIGEKGMFLVNYLTQDLYFYENDYLNGNWEGLVAIMGVSEGRRIRHNIRRVEPLRAELEDFVRSVVEGRPPLVGGEEALRAVLLAQALLCSGREHRVVFLD, from the coding sequence ATGATCAACGCAGCGGTCATTGGTGTGGGCATGATGGGGCGTAACCACGCTCGAGTGTACGCAGAACTGGAGGATGTTAATCTGCTCGCCGTCGCCGACACAGACTTGGAAGCGGCCCAGCGGGTAGCACGTACCTACCGTGCTCGTGCTTATCAGGATTACCGCGAGATGCTTGACACTGAAAAGCCAGACATCGTCTCCGTGGCTGTGCCCACTCATTTGCACCGCCTGGTGGCGACAGACGTGATCGCCCGCGGCATGCATGTATTCTTGGAGAAACCCATCGCTACGGCGGTGGAGGATGGTCAGGCGATTATTGACGCTGCCAAGGAGCACGGCATTACATTGGGCGTTGGACATATCGAGCGCTTTAATCCCGCGATTCTGGCCCTCAAAGAGCGGCTCGATGATGGGCAACTGGGGCGTATTTTCCAGATCCATGCCCGACGCGTGGGTCCTTTTCCGCCCCGGGTCTCAGATGTGGGCGTGGTGATTGACCTGGCTACCCATGAACTCAATATTATGGAATATCTGACTGGGTCACGGGCAGAGAGCGTGTACGCCGAGACGGAGCGTAAGATACACGTTGCCCACGAGGACTTGCTTACGGGCATCATCAAATTCCGCGATGGTTGCGTGGGCATCCTGGATATCAACTGGCTGACGCCCGCCAAGATACGCGAACTCTCCCTGATCGGCGAGAAAGGCATGTTTTTGGTCAACTACCTCACTCAGGATCTCTATTTTTATGAGAACGACTACCTGAATGGAAACTGGGAAGGGCTGGTAGCCATCATGGGGGTGAGCGAGGGGCGCAGGATTCGACATAACATTCGACGGGTGGAGCCGTTGAGAGCCGAATTAGAGGATTTCGTGCGCTCTGTGGTGGAAGGCAGGCCTCCGCTGGTGGGTGGGGAGGAGGCGTTGCGCGCTGTACTCTTAGCCCAGGCATTGCTCTGCTCCGGACGAGAGCACCGAGTAGTGTTCCTGGATTGA